TGCCTACTGTCATTGAAAATTAATCTAGTACTTTAAATGCCAAGAATTGCCATCGTTTTCTATGATTCAACACGTGAAATACTTAAGGGAAAATTCCTTATTTCGCATTACTTCCGCAAAATCACTTTTGCAAAATTACctcttcaaaatatattcattaagTATTCCTTAAACACCAACAAGTatgttgaaaaaaacagaaataaaaaaatttttctttaattattaaattcttgttACCCCAAAATATACTTCATCCCTTCTTTTACTAACTTgtatcaattgaaaaatataaagaaaaatactaTATTAGAGGACATTCATAATGCTGAAAATGACTTCTACTCAATATGCCAAGGAATTTGTAAACTTCTTAAACGCTTCTCCATCACCATATCATACTGTTTATAATATCAAGAACCATTTAATTTCTAATGGTTTTAAGGAATTATCTGAACGTGACCAATGGAATGGTAAAGTCGAAAAATTGgggaaatattttgttacaagaaataattcttcaattattGCCTTTATTGTTGGTAACAATTGGAAGCCTGGTAATCCAATTGCCATCACCGGTGCTCATACTGATTCACCTGTCTTACGTATTAAACCAATTTCTAAGCGTACTACGGAAAACTTTCTACAAATTGGTGTCGAATGTTACGGTGGCGGAATTTGGCATTCTTGGTTTGATTCAGATTTATCTGTTGCTGGTAGAGTATTTGTAAATGATAAATCTACGGGTAAacatatttcaaaattagtTAACTTAAATAAACCATTGTTGAAAATCCCCACCTTGGCCATTCATTTGGATAGAGGagtaaatgaaaaatttcaatttaataaagaatctCAATTATTACCAGTTGGTGGCTTATTAAAGGAAGACGAAAAAACTCAAGGCAAGGAAAAGTCACATGATTGTACAGGCATTGATACAAGCTCTAAGGATGCCACTTTTATTAAGTCTATAATTGAAAGACACCATAAGGATCTTTTGCAATTAATTGTAGAAGATTTATCATTGGAATCGATTGATTATATTGAAGATTTCGAATTGATCTTATACGACAATAAGAGTTCCTGTTTAGGTGGTCTTCACgatgaatttatttttagtggcagattagataatttaacCTCATGCTTTACATCAATGCATGGGTTAACAGAAGCTACTagtaatttagaaaatgaatcAGGTATTAGATTGATGGCTTCTTTCGATCATGAAGAAATTGGTTCATCATCTGCTCAAGGGGCCGATTCAAATTTCTTACCAAATATTCTAGAAAGAATTACTTCCTTGAAGTTTGATAAAACTGATATAACCGAACCACTTGCAAAATCTTTGATTCTTGAATCTTCTGCAAAATCATTCTTCTTATCATCGGACGTTTCACATGGTGTTCATCCAAATTATGCATCAAAACATGAATCCAATCACAAACCACTTCTAGGAAAAGGCCCTGTAATCAAAGTTAATGCAAACCAACGTTACATGACTAACTCACCAGGTATTGTATTAATTAACCAAATTACTAAAGAAGCCAAAGTTCCCttacaattttttgtaGCTGCCAATGATTCTCCATGTGGTTCGACAATTGGTCCAATTTTAGCTTCAAAAACAGGTATTAGAACATTAGATCTTGGTAATCCAATTCTAAGTATGCATTCGATTCGTGAAACAGGTGCTTCAAACGATATTGAAtatcaaatcaaattatttaaaacatttttcGAACGTTATTCTCAAGTAGAAGAATCAATTGTTGTTTAGattatataaatgaatGTATAAACGAACAAGAGGAGAATAATACCATGATTTTTCATACTTTATCATGCAAACAATTATTTGGGAATGCTTATGTTTGGTATCATCTTATAGACGttcttatattattttcttgagGTTTCAGAAtcgttttctttttttttttttttttttgtagaTTTTGGTTCcatttcaaaatcatttCCAACATTACTGAACTAATTCTTATCTTTCTTGCATAGTAGACTCATACCTGTATAATCGactattcaaaaaaaaaaaataccaTAACAAAGCATTTCGTATGGATGATCACTTTCTTGTGGCATTCATGAAACTAATACCAATTGAGTATatacaatataataataatcatttcATTGGAAGAATACTGGACAAacatttaaatgattttacTTGGAATAAGTTTGAAACAAAAATCTTATCcccattaaatttttcattatttaatacatCATTCAAGATAAGAACCGTGTATCACAGTACAATTAATTCCCCCATCTTATTCTAATAAACAGATCCTTACATTACAAGTAAAgtatcaattaaataagcCGACTATAAGacatttttgaataataaaatccAACTAATAATAGCCAACATTAGTAAAGTGTATGTAGAATTGTGGAGTGCGATccaatgaataaataaaatttacaCTGACACCGTATATGGCACTAATTATTCCAAGTAATATTAACTGATCTCCTGACAATTAACAAtacatttgaaaaataatacaatcCAGGAAACATACTCACTATCAAGAAATGATAAGGCTTAgatgaaatgaaaaataaaaagaagtAATTTTGCGGAACAAAGATGTCATGGTGCCTGCATGACACAACAGATtcgaattattttttttgtaatttattcCGGAAATATGAAGTTTTTGATAGCCTATGAGCCAactttttctattaattcAAACTAGAGCACCTTTCCAATGTCCAAAtctgattattatttcccCAATGAATTCATCAATTCATTGGTAACATTGTCAACTTATTACAGTGAAGTACGGatataatactttttttctataacATTGTTACGACactgaataattatttggaaACATACTAGATCTTGCTAACATACGTAgttttacaaatttttcCATGGatccaaataaaaaattacgTCTAACAATAGCAATAAACGGCCTACTTGTGTGAAAAAGTTGACaagttaaaatattcagggccattgatatttcaataattccAGCAACTCTTTCGACTTCAATTactatttttcttcttataCTGGCCTATTACCACCCGACTATCTTCTTTTATGTTGTCTATGACTACCAATGGGTTAAAAGATCGAAACATCTCTTccaaataaagaaatacCCGTATAGGGGTTGTTTTAACCTAATATGGATATCCCGCTTCACTATTTTTCATTGCAGGCTCCGGATTTATAATGAGTGGACCGGTAGGAGAACTCTTCGGATCATCAGGGCAATCTTCGGAAAAACCTGGAGAATTATTCCATAGTAACTCCGAGATTAATTCCGAATGGAAAATTCTCAGAATAGCTCGTATAAGGATAATCAATAAATCCATAATTTTATTCCCTCAAAACACAACATAGGGTTTTCCTATGATAATACACATTTATCATTGTGGGGGCATTTTGAAATGACAGCTTTCCCGGAAAATTTCAATCTTACCTGTTATTTAGCTTTTAACGTCTTCAGGAGCTAGGATGTCATATTTTTCTAGGCTTCCCATTCATATTGCGGAGAAATCTTGTTGTATAGAGATATTCCGTAGGAGAGAACAACTATTCATCCCTGAAAAGATATTCGGAACAATTTGTCACGATATTTTGGCGTTTCTTTTACTAGTGGTATAACGTGTCACCTGCCAAAGAATTTTGTACATTAAACcttaattattttgttccATTGAACTTAAGAGGCGTCGTAGCTTATACATATTTTGAAGGCAAATGTCTTGCAAcgtttgaaatttcaaacaaGTATAATATTCAGTCAACggctaataataatggtaataaaaaGACTCATTAAAGtttgattttattcaaCAACATGGTAGCAATTGTGTAggaaaatataattgtcattattttattgtaaAGGCCTcctgaaattgaaaaattgttgGCTAATACCATCAATGTCTGAATACTCCTATCCTAGAATAAGTGAACAAATGTCTTGATTTGAGTAATAGAGGACACATATCCGTTATGAAAGTTGTTAGAATAACAGTATATAAAGCAATAACATTTGTAGATAAAtgaatcaattattaattatcaaatttattcctatttattttaaaaataaaaaaatattttataatatcaCAAGAACATTAACAAAATACTGtatacaatattttaatgtcAGAAAAAAGTACAATTGTTGAGCAAGAACATAGCAGTAATTTATTGGATAACACTGATATCACTTCTGTAGCTTCTACGccttcaaataaaaatgagaCTGATATAACTCCTGAAGGTGATCCCAAAACTGAGTCTGAAAATGCCACCAATATAGCTGCCCCACCATCTCCACCTGGAACAAACTGGGGTATTTGTGTTTTATGTTTAATGGTTGCTTTCGGTGGGTATATATCTGGTTGGGATTCTGGTACTATTGGCGGTTATGAATCTCAAACCGATTTCTTAAAGAGATTTGGTTCAAAAAGAAGTGATGGTACTTATTACTTATCTAAGGTTAGGACTGGTTTATTAACATCCATGTTTAATATAGGTAATGCCATTGGATGTTTCTTTTTGGGGCGTTTAGGAGATATGTATGGCCGTCGTATAGGATTAATTGTTGCTGCCGTTATTTTCATAGTGGGAAATATCATTCAGATTGCTTCTATTAGAGCTTGGTATCAATATATGATTGGTAGAATTGTTGCTGGTGTAGGAGCTGGTTTGATTGCAATTTTGTCTCCTATGTTAATATCTGAAGTGGCACCAAAAAATAGTAGAGGTGCAATGGTTTCCTGTTATCAACTGATGATCACTTTAGGTATTTTCTTAGGTTACTGTACAAATTTTGGTACCAAGAGATACCATAATTCTACTCAATGGAGAGTTGGTGTGGGTTTGCAATTTGCATGGTGTTTATGTATGATTAGTGCCATGATGTTCGTCCCAGAATCTCCAAGATTTTTGGTTGAAAAGGGCAGAATCGAAGAAGCTAAACGTTCAATTGGTAGATCAAATGGTGTTTCTCCAGATGATCCAGTGGCTATATGGGAGTTAGATGAAATTCAAGTTGTCGTGGACAAGAGTAGAGCCGAGGGTGAAGCTGGTTGGctagatttatttaatacaGAACACAAGATTTTCCAAAGAGTTATTATGGGAATTGCAATTATGGCTTTTCAACAATTAACAGGTGCTaactattttttctattatggTACTACTATTTTCAAAGCTGTTGGTATGAAAGATGGGTTTGAAGCCGCCATTGTTTTTGGTGTTGTTAATTTCTTCTCCACCTGTTGTGCATTATTGTTTGTCGATAGGTTAGGAAGAAGGAGATGCCTACTATATGGAGCTGCAGGCATGATTTGTTGTATGGTTGTCTTTGCTTCCGTTGGGGTTAAAAGATTATGGCCCAAAGGTAAGAAGGCCGGTATCTCTTCCCAAGGTGCTGGTGATTGTATGATTTGTTTCTCttgttttttcttattttgttttgctACTTCATGGGCCCCAATTGCTTTCGTTATAATTTCAGAAACTTTCCCATTGAATGTTAAGGCTAAGGGTATGGCTCTAGCCATTGTTTCCAATCAATTGTGGAATTTTTGTATTGGGTTTTTTACACcatttatttcaaattctattAACTTTGCTTATGGGTATGTTTTCTTAGGCTGCATATGCCTGGCATGGATTTatgtatttttctttgttccAGAAACTAAGGGTCTAGTATTGGAAGACGTTGATATAATGTGGAGAGAGGGGACACTACCATGGAAGTCTGCTTCATGGATCCCTCCATCTGAGAGAGGGGCTAACTACGACGTCGATGCCTTGGCTAACGATGACTCCTCACCATGGAGGAAAATGTTTggtagaaaataatataatataatactatcactttatattatttttcctGATAACAATGTTAACTTTGACTTATTCATTTGATATTATTCGTTTAAACCTTTTATGTCCTTTCTTCTCtattaataacaaatttCTGCTAATTTTTAACCTTCTATctcatttttcatttattttatttttttcatttgttgAACAATCTCAATTTTATTCCAAATTTCGGTAATATTTCTTACTTACTATTTTTCacttatttgaattaaattattatttaactCCTctatttcatattttacTACTTATAAcgatttattaatttttactttacagatttctatttatattttttatttatcgTATAAAATTTCTATATTTCACCTttgattttctaataatcaGCTTTAACCttcaattttatctttatttcaCTTCTTGTTTGCGTGCATATTTCTACAAATTGATATAATGAAGTAAGAAtcctttatatataattttattaaggGCGGCTAATTGATATTCTTTTTCCACTGTTGGTAGTGCCGTGACTTCAAAGTTCTAAGGCCGAATTCTAGAAAATATTGGTACATTTTCTAATGTAAATGGTATGAAAAACACCCAAACGGTACtgaaatataaaacaagaaattaaataaataggAGAAATGTGTCAAAATTAAGGACATAttacataaatatatttttttattgaatgaGTTCTGACGATTCACAAGATTATTCAACCAGtgatgacgatgatgattttttcattgcTCATGATATAGAAGAGCCAGCAAACCAAGATGGCAGGGAACTTCCACAGCAACAAATTTCAAACACCAGTgaagattttgaagaagGAAAGCCTTCTATTCATACTGCAACCAATCAAGACCTTTTACCATTAGATTTATCGACAGAAATTAGCCTAGCTAACGTTAATGTGGTTGACAAATATCGTGAGAATATTCTCCAAATCGACGAGTCTGAACCTAACATCCCCATATACGATATAGTATATGAAAGTCCGAACTACAATAACTCTAGTAAAAGAATAACAAGAGGAAGATCAAAACttagaaattcaaattcagaATTTCCTAAATCTCCAAACGATTCTCTTTCTAGGTCACAATCTAGATCACTTTCTCCATATAATACAAAACGccaaaaaatatcatctaCTAATTCAAAAGTAAATAACAAGTTAAATTCCAATGAGAAAGAACTAATGTCAGATGAAgcagaagatgaagatgatgaattttttaaagctTTGAAACATTCTTCTTCTGTGCCGCCTTCATCAACCATGAAATCTGATATAAAAACCACAAAAGATCAAGGAAACCCTAAGAGAATATATAATGTGAGatttatatcaaaaatagAGGGAACATTGGATAAAAAAGTACAGGTAAAAGTTTTAGGAAAATTCCCGTTCTCCAAAATATTACCACCAGCTTTGAAAGCATTTTCTGAAGAATACAAAATCCCAAATGTTTTGAAACAGTACTATAGAGTTAACAATGTAACACTTTATTGGAATGATTCGaaactattaaattttatgaCCTGTAATTCGCTAAATATTCCTcaaatatatgaaaatgaaatatctGATGTAGAAATAATTGTGATTACAAAGACTAACGAAAAAAGTTatgaagataaaattaatatgaGTTTAAAGCAAAATATTGAACAAAACTTAGCACAGAAATCTAACGAAATCAAAGAACTTCGTAAATTAAAGGTAGAATCTTTTGAAcataattcaattcaagaatttgaaaaagaacttaaagaattatctCAAGATGGTGTAGATACGAAACAAACAGCAAATATAGATGATATTCCGAATGAATCTCATATCAAAATTGCTCTACTTACACAAGACAATAAAAAGTTGTATGTAAAGGTTCGAAACTCAACACCATTTTCGGAGCTAGTGAATTATTTTAGAGAACAAAAACAACTAGGAGAAACCcaacaaattaaattaattttcgACAATGAAGAATTGGACTTAAATGAGACAGTTGGGGATCAAGATATGGAGGATGAAGATATGATAGAAGTCGTACTAATTTAGTTTTGAGGAAGTAATACGATAAAAGTTATGAGCTGCCAGTTACTGACACAATTTTTTACTTCTTTCTCTTGAGAAATTCACgattgtaataataattttatagatTTTAGATTCGTATAGAAATActttttaatgatttaatatttacttATATAAGTCGAGTATCATGTATGAGTATATAATACAAGCATTTATTTCCACAGGGCGTATGTATAATACTTATATTAAGTCTACTAGATTTATAATGTacacaaaataaaaataatttgaagaCTACTAGTCCATGCAATAATCGAGACGTTGTAAGGTTGCCCGTAACCTGTGGTAAGTGGTAAAAAGAAATCAATTAAtcttaatatttgtttctttACACAAACTCTCAAACAATGTTCTCTTTGGTTTCAAAGTACCATTACGGATATGTGTATCCTTTACAACCTTAAATGAACCAGTACCAATAGACATGGTTTGACccaaaataatacattCAGATACACCTTCAACTGCATCTTTTTTCATATAGAAAGCAGcatcaaataaatgatCAGtagttttttcaaaagagGCCAATTGTAAAACCGAATCTCTCATTTTACTTAAACCAAATCTTGTAATACCCAAAACTTCACCTTTGTATGTCATGACATCACCTAGTAATTGAATATGACGTGGATCCACACTCATACCGTGATTACTCATAGTGTAATCAATTTCTCCTATAATACTTGCTCTGGCAGCTTCGATACCAAGGACACTGTTAACTTCTAATACATGATTGGTTGTTGTTTTCGAACCAATAACACCATCAGTACACATAACATCTCTTAAACCATATCCTTCAACCAATAATTCTCTTTTACCATTATCACGGATATTAATAACGGCTCTAGCAATATCTGGTAAACCTTTCACTACAATACTTGGTAGAGCACGGCGTAAATGTTGCATTCTATAGAaaacattattttcaaGAGGTTCTTTAGCACTAGCTGATATTTTAGATACACTAGCTTCTGG
This genomic stretch from Henningerozyma blattae CBS 6284 chromosome 1, complete genome harbors:
- the APE4 gene encoding aspartyl aminopeptidase (similar to Saccharomyces cerevisiae YHR113W; ancestral locus Anc_5.424) gives rise to the protein MLKMTSTQYAKEFVNFLNASPSPYHTVYNIKNHLISNGFKELSERDQWNGKVEKLGKYFVTRNNSSIIAFIVGNNWKPGNPIAITGAHTDSPVLRIKPISKRTTENFLQIGVECYGGGIWHSWFDSDLSVAGRVFVNDKSTGKHISKLVNLNKPLLKIPTLAIHLDRGVNEKFQFNKESQLLPVGGLLKEDEKTQGKEKSHDCTGIDTSSKDATFIKSIIERHHKDLLQLIVEDLSLESIDYIEDFELILYDNKSSCLGGLHDEFIFSGRLDNLTSCFTSMHGLTEATSNLENESGIRLMASFDHEEIGSSSAQGADSNFLPNILERITSLKFDKTDITEPLAKSLILESSAKSFFLSSDVSHGVHPNYASKHESNHKPLLGKGPVIKVNANQRYMTNSPGIVLINQITKEAKVPLQFFVAANDSPCGSTIGPILASKTGIRTLDLGNPILSMHSIRETGASNDIEYQIKLFKTFFERYSQVEESIVV
- the TBLA0A03700 gene encoding sugar porter family MFS transporter, encoding MSEKSTIVEQEHSSNLLDNTDITSVASTPSNKNETDITPEGDPKTESENATNIAAPPSPPGTNWGICVLCLMVAFGGYISGWDSGTIGGYESQTDFLKRFGSKRSDGTYYLSKVRTGLLTSMFNIGNAIGCFFLGRLGDMYGRRIGLIVAAVIFIVGNIIQIASIRAWYQYMIGRIVAGVGAGLIAILSPMLISEVAPKNSRGAMVSCYQLMITLGIFLGYCTNFGTKRYHNSTQWRVGVGLQFAWCLCMISAMMFVPESPRFLVEKGRIEEAKRSIGRSNGVSPDDPVAIWELDEIQVVVDKSRAEGEAGWLDLFNTEHKIFQRVIMGIAIMAFQQLTGANYFFYYGTTIFKAVGMKDGFEAAIVFGVVNFFSTCCALLFVDRLGRRRCLLYGAAGMICCMVVFASVGVKRLWPKGKKAGISSQGAGDCMICFSCFFLFCFATSWAPIAFVIISETFPLNVKAKGMALAIVSNQLWNFCIGFFTPFISNSINFAYGYVFLGCICLAWIYVFFFVPETKGLVLEDVDIMWREGTLPWKSASWIPPSERGANYDVDALANDDSSPWRKMFGRK
- the ESC2 gene encoding Esc2p (similar to Saccharomyces cerevisiae ESC2 (YDR363W); ancestral locus Anc_5.425) codes for the protein MSSDDSQDYSTSDDDDDFFIAHDIEEPANQDGRELPQQQISNTSEDFEEGKPSIHTATNQDLLPLDLSTEISLANVNVVDKYRENILQIDESEPNIPIYDIVYESPNYNNSSKRITRGRSKLRNSNSEFPKSPNDSLSRSQSRSLSPYNTKRQKISSTNSKVNNKLNSNEKELMSDEAEDEDDEFFKALKHSSSVPPSSTMKSDIKTTKDQGNPKRIYNVRFISKIEGTLDKKVQVKVLGKFPFSKILPPALKAFSEEYKIPNVLKQYYRVNNVTLYWNDSKLLNFMTCNSLNIPQIYENEISDVEIIVITKTNEKSYEDKINMSLKQNIEQNLAQKSNEIKELRKLKVESFEHNSIQEFEKELKELSQDGVDTKQTANIDDIPNESHIKIALLTQDNKKLYVKVRNSTPFSELVNYFREQKQLGETQQIKLIFDNEELDLNETVGDQDMEDEDMIEVVLI